Part of the Cryptosporangium arvum DSM 44712 genome, ACAGCGGTTTGAACGGCCCGGCGAGGACCAGACGACGTCCCGGGCGGGGCTTGAACTCGTACGTCCAGCGGATCGTCGTGCCGCCGCCGTCGGGGAGGAACGAGAACTCACCGCGTACCCCCAGCGCGAGGGTGGCCAGTGTGTTCGTGAAGCCGGTCAGCTCGTAGGCGAACCCGTGACCGTCCACGTACTCGGTGAGCGACTCGGTGACCTGCGATCCGTCGGTGAACCGCGGCCGCCGCGAGACCCCGGCGTGGTCCCACGTGTCGGTCTGTCCCTCGACGCCGGCGACGCCGGGGAACAGCCGGTCGGCGAGGAAGACCCGGCTCAGGTCGATCGGGGCGACGATCCGGAAGGCCACGTCGGGAGCCGCGGACGTGCGGGCGAAGACGGTGATCGGAACGGTCTTGTCGGTGCGTGCGATGAGCATGTGGTCAGCTTCCGGCCGGCGCCGCGCGGCAGCCAGACACCTGTCAGTACACAGGCTGGGAGCATGCGTCGATGAACTTCGGAGCGTTGGTACGACAGTGGCGCGATCGGCTGGACCCGGCTGACGCCGGTTTCACCCGGACGGCCAAGAGCCGCGCTCCCGGTCTGCGGCGCGAGGAGTTGGCCCACCTCGCCGGGCTCTCGGTCGAGTACGTCCTCCGCCTCGAGCAGGGTCGCGCTACCCACCCGTCGACGCAGGTGGTGGCCGCGGTCAGCCGCGCTCTGCAGCTGCGGCGCCCGGAACGCGACCAGCTCTACCGCGCCGCCGGGCTGTTGCCGCCGCAGGACAGCATGGTCGACGACCACGTGCCGCCCGGCGTCGCCCGGCTGGTCGCGCGGCTCGGCGACGTACCGATCGGGATCTTCGCCGCCGACTGGCGACTGCTGTCGTGGAACGACCTGTGGATCGCCCTGCACGGCGACCCGGCCCTCGTGCCGGAGCGGGAGCGCACGATCGCCCACATGCTGTTCGGCACCGGAGCGGCGGCGGCCTATCTGCGGCCCCTGCGCTCGGAGTCCGGCCCGGACGCGTTCGCAGCCGCGATCGTCGCCGACCTCAAGGAAGCCACGGTCCGCTACCCCGCGGATCCGGGTCTGGCGGCCCTGGTGACCGGTTTCCGGCAGACGTCGCCGAACTTCGACCAGCTCTGGACGACGGCGGGCGCGTCGATGATCACCAGCGAGGAGAAGACGATCAGCCACCCGGAGATCGGCGACGTGACGCTGGACTGCGACGTACTCACCGTCCGCGGAGTCGACCTGCGCATCGTCACCTACACGGCGGCGGCGGGCTCGGCCGACGCGGGCAAGCTGGATCTGTTGCGGGTGACCTCGGGCCAGTCGTTCCGCTCAGCGGGCCGAGAGGCCGAAAGTCGCCGGTGACGACACGGTGCCGGCCCTACGACCGGTTCCCGGGCTTGTCGCGGCCGCCTGGGCTCCGGAACCTTCGAGCAGTCACGTGCCGCCGGCAGCGACGGTGCTCGGGTGACTGAACAGCAGGCGCCCACCCGGCCAGGGCGCGGAGTTGACCGCTCCGCGGCTGCCTGGGCCTGGCCGGTCATGGTGTCGCCCGTGGCCGCTGCCGATGGCGTTCATGGTGGGCCTTCCAGGTTTTCCAGCACCCGGGCGAGCAACGCCTTGAGGGTTTCCACCTCCTCCTTGCCGAGCCCTTCGACGGCCTGACGTTCAAGGTCCATCAGCCGTTTGCTCCCCTCGTCGATCCGACGATCGTCGGGGTCGGCGAGCACGATCGTGCGGCTGCGCGCGTCCGTCGGGTGCGGCCGGGATTCGATCAACCCGTCGCGGTCCATGCGCGCCAGCAGCT contains:
- a CDS encoding SRPBCC family protein, whose translation is MLIARTDKTVPITVFARTSAAPDVAFRIVAPIDLSRVFLADRLFPGVAGVEGQTDTWDHAGVSRRPRFTDGSQVTESLTEYVDGHGFAYELTGFTNTLATLALGVRGEFSFLPDGGGTTIRWTYEFKPRPGRRLVLAGPFKPLWQRYMQAALNRMVAVVEEHTAH
- a CDS encoding helix-turn-helix domain-containing protein — encoded protein: MNFGALVRQWRDRLDPADAGFTRTAKSRAPGLRREELAHLAGLSVEYVLRLEQGRATHPSTQVVAAVSRALQLRRPERDQLYRAAGLLPPQDSMVDDHVPPGVARLVARLGDVPIGIFAADWRLLSWNDLWIALHGDPALVPERERTIAHMLFGTGAAAAYLRPLRSESGPDAFAAAIVADLKEATVRYPADPGLAALVTGFRQTSPNFDQLWTTAGASMITSEEKTISHPEIGDVTLDCDVLTVRGVDLRIVTYTAAAGSADAGKLDLLRVTSGQSFRSAGREAESRR
- a CDS encoding MarR family winged helix-turn-helix transcriptional regulator, with translation MTSRTAEASPSLSQSINRVARALARHGDAALKPLGLRYAQIPVFALLKMRTGLTQKALADATGIEQPSMAQLLARMDRDGLIESRPHPTDARSRTIVLADPDDRRIDEGSKRLMDLERQAVEGLGKEEVETLKALLARVLENLEGPP